The following DNA comes from Cellulophaga sp. HaHa_2_95.
GCTTTAGGAGAAATAGCAGAGTTTAATAATCAATTGTTCGGAATTACGTCTGCAGCAGAACAGCAAGCAGATATTGCTGCGAACTATATTTTAGGAGATTTTAGTAGCATTTATAATGGCTCTGTTTTAATGAATATTCTAAAATTTGAGAATTTAGACCTGTGCAGTATAGGAATGGTAAATTCTCCTGCAGGCGACAGTAGTTTTGAAGAAATTATTCTGATGGATGTAAACAAGCGTTTTTACAAAAAATGTATCGTTAAAGATGACACACTAAAAGGGGCCATCCTTATGGGTGATAAGAACGAGTTTGCAGAATTTAAACGTTTGATAGAAGAAGAGATTGAACTCTCAGAAAAACGAAATGAATTGCTTCGTGGAGCTTCAAATACGGCTCCGATGAAAGGAAAACTGGTGTGCTCTTGTAGTCAGGTGGGAGAAGGTAATGTTATAGAAGCTATTCAGGCTGGATGTTCAGATTTTACAAAATTATGCTCAGAAACAGGAGCAGGTCTGGGATGCGGAAGTTGTAAACCAGAAATAAAAGAACTATTAAAGAATCAGCTTCAATTAAGCCATTAAAGCATACAATTATGAATGATGATTTACATAGAATATTGCTAAAAGGAGGAGTTACCTCTCCAGGAGAATTAAAAGATGTAATTACCATGTTGGAAGCAGCAGGGCTTAAAGAAGTCTATTTTGGTTCTAGGCAAGATTTACTTTTTCCGTTAAATAATGCAGATGAAGAACAGCTAGAACGTATTTCTAAATACAATACAACAATTATTGGCGAGCGTTCCTATCAAAATATAGTATCATCTTATGTCTGTGCAGATATTTTTGATATGACCTATTGGTTAAAAGGGTCTACCTATTTGTATATTCTTGAGGGGTTTGATTATTCGCCCAAACTTAAAATAAATATTACAGATGCTAAGCAGCGTCTTGTTCCTATTTTTAGTGGGAATTTAAATTTTATAGCCTCAGAAAGTGAAGACTACTGGTATCTGAATGTAAAATTACCACACTGGGATGCAGGTGCATTTTATCCTGTTCTCGTATATAGTTGGGATATTAATACGATCTCAAAAGCAATAGAAACTATTTTTGATGATATTCAAGATGTAGATGAATTGTTTTTTGTGCTGAATAAAAATCTAGAAACTAATAATAAAACCATAGAAAAAGAGCTAGAAGTGCCTTACCTAACGTTTCCTTATTATGAAGGGATGAATAGGATGGGGCTAGATCAATATTGGCTTGGTTTATATTGGAGGAATAATAGATACGATTTAAATTTCTTAAAAGAGTTTTGTGGTTTTTGTTTGGATAATAGCGTGGGTAAAATATGCATTACCCCTTGGAAATCTTTTATTGTAAAAGGAATCAAAAGGCAGAGTAGACCAGATTTAGAAAAGTTTTTAGGACAGTGGGGAATTAATATCCGCCACTCACAATTAGAGATGAACTGGCATTTGCCTGTTGATGATATTGAAGCATTAGAATTAAAGAAATTTTTGGTGCTGAGCTTTGATCAAAATGATATTAGTACATATGGGTTAACCTTCGGACTAAGTAATGAATCAGGAAAACGCACCCATTTTTCATCGGTGGTGATTGAAAAAAATACGGCGCCAACTATAGTAAAAGACTTTGCAATACGGCCTACGTATAATGTACTGCATTTTA
Coding sequences within:
- a CDS encoding rubredoxin translates to MNDDLHRILLKGGVTSPGELKDVITMLEAAGLKEVYFGSRQDLLFPLNNADEEQLERISKYNTTIIGERSYQNIVSSYVCADIFDMTYWLKGSTYLYILEGFDYSPKLKINITDAKQRLVPIFSGNLNFIASESEDYWYLNVKLPHWDAGAFYPVLVYSWDINTISKAIETIFDDIQDVDELFFVLNKNLETNNKTIEKELEVPYLTFPYYEGMNRMGLDQYWLGLYWRNNRYDLNFLKEFCGFCLDNSVGKICITPWKSFIVKGIKRQSRPDLEKFLGQWGINIRHSQLEMNWHLPVDDIEALELKKFLVLSFDQNDISTYGLTFGLSNESGKRTHFSSVVIEKNTAPTIVKDFAIRPTYNVLHFKNFDPNTQIYEVYAQDVDKIELPGLLMELSKNYFKQLGQEKVIKEETKKASEQLFREVYQCSSCFTVYDKEYGDVSLGVPAGTLFEDLPEDYCCQVCDAKKSNFEKIELQLNS